One genomic segment of Ctenopharyngodon idella isolate HZGC_01 chromosome 7, HZGC01, whole genome shotgun sequence includes these proteins:
- the slc22a18 gene encoding solute carrier family 22 member 18 — protein MEPAAKQKVIYVTYLIAALDITWLFLQFSITPYLAKRLGFDTIWFGYLQTTVGVIQLLGGPIYGRFADVFGARTALSVSCLASVVYFLLLTVADSTFMLFVHKLPAVFMHGLPGAQMVVADLSENDKRADALGKLGLCFGIGMIAGSTLGGTLSTRFGEKFAASFAAVGSFVSLLLVLNFIPKQTKIHTVPESDKKGSSKSVFNLGEITRLMKFPGVAKTFTVKIMSGLPSGIFQVMFSIIAMNFFQLKAEQNGYLMAYFGIVQMVIQGAVIGRLTSRFTEYSLLLLSVGISSVVGLAQAMMTNVFQFCLIVIPMMFSLSVFNVITDSMLTKSVSPSDTGTMLGLCASVQSLLRTVGPTIGGFLYETYGVPSFGYIQCVVNAAVFSLLLATGGRSHRT, from the exons ATGGAACCTGCAGCGAAGCAGAAAGTGATTTACGTGACCTACCTCATCGCAGCTCTGGACATCACCTGGCTCTTCCTCCAGTTCTCCATAACACCG TATTTGGCGAAAAGGCTTGGGTTCGACACTATTTGGTTCGGGTATCTTCAGACCACAGTTGGAGTGATTCAGCTGCTTGGAGGCCCTATTTATGGAAG GTTTGCAGATGTGTTTGGAGCACGCACAGCTCTCTCTGTGTCTTGCTTGGCGTCAGTGGTTTATTTCCTACTATTGACTGTGGCAGACAGCACTTTTATGCTGTTTGTGCACAAACTACctgctgttttcatgcatggACTGCCAG GCGCTCAAATGGTGGTAGCAGATCTGTCAGAGAATGATAAGCGAGCAGATGCTCTTGGGAAACTTGGCCTCTGCTTTGGCATTGGCATGATCGCAGGATCAACACTGGGTGGGACACTCAGCACACGCTTTGG gGAAAAGTTTGCAGCATCTTTTGCGGCTGTCGggagttttgtttctttgctgTTGGTGTTGAACTTCATCCCTAAACAGACCAAAATACACACTGTGCCAGAGAGTGACA AGAAGGGATCATCAAAGTCTGTGTTTAATCTGGGGGAGATCACTAGACTGATGAAGTTTCCAGGTGTTGCAAAGACATTTACAGTGAAGATTATGTCTGGATTGCCATCAG gtatatttcaagtaatgTTCTCCATCATTGCCATGAATTTCTTCCAACTGAAGGCAGAGCAGAATGGCTATCTGATGGCTTACTTTGGCATAGTTCAAATG GTTATCCAAGGTGCTGTAATTGGGCGTCTTACATCTAGATTTACAGAGTACTCTTTACTGCTGCTGTCTGTTGGGATAAGCAGTGTAGTGGGCCTTGCACAG gcTATGATGACCAATGTGTTTCAGTTTTGTTTAATCGTGATACCGATGATGTTTTCTCTAAGTGTCTTCAATGTCATCACAGATAGCATGTTGACCAAGAGTGTGTCTCCCTCTGACACAG GAACCATGCTGGGTCTGTGTGCTTCGGTGCAGTCTCTTTTGCGAACTGTGGGCCCAACTATCGGAGGATTCCTCTATGAGACATACGGTGTACCTTCCTTTGGATACATCCAGTGTGTCGTCAATGCTGCTGTCTTTAGCCTTCTGCTAGCTACTGGAGGGCGCTCACATAGAACATAA